The nucleotide sequence GCGTGGATGTGACAGCAGAGCAGTTGGCCGACGCCGTGGCGGCGGCCCGTGGAACGACATGATCGAGGACACCGTGTTCGACTACGAGAAGGACGGGGCGGCCATCTACCGCGCGTCCTTTGCCACCATCCGCGCCGAGGCCGACCTCGGCGGGCTCCCCGCCGACGTCAGCCAGGTGGCGGTGCGGATGATCCACGCCTGCGGCATGGTCGACCTGGTCAAGGACCTCGCGTACACCCCCGAGGTGGTCTCCCGCGCCCGCGCCGCGCTGCGGTCCGGCGCGCCGGTGCTCTGTGACGCGCGCATGGTCGCCAGCGGGGTCACCCGCAAGCGGCTGCCCGCCGACAACGAGGTCATCTGCACCCTCGCGGACCCCGCCGTACCGGAGTTGGCGCGGCGCATGGGCACCACACGCAGCGCCGCCGCGC is from Streptomyces hygroscopicus and encodes:
- a CDS encoding precorrin-8X methylmutase yields the protein MIEDTVFDYEKDGAAIYRASFATIRAEADLGGLPADVSQVAVRMIHACGMVDLVKDLAYTPEVVSRARAALRSGAPVLCDARMVASGVTRKRLPADNEVICTLADPAVPELARRMGTTRSAAALELWRDRLEGAVVAVGNAPTALFRLLEMIEEGGAGAPRPAAVIGVPVGFIGAAESKEALAGHPAALDHLVVHGRRGGSAIAAAAINAIASEEE